TCGCTACCAGTACCACAATTAACACGCCGCCGCTACTGATCAACCATGCGATCAATACACCTGGAAAGCGATAGCTAATCGTCATATTGTGCAGTGCGTGGAACACGACAGCCAAAATTAGGCTCAATGGCTGCATCACAACCACCACCCAACGGCGGCGTTCATAGCGAATCATGCCCAAAGCTACCCCAATGATGCTGGTGTAGAAGGCATGATTAAAGCCAAATAACACCACGCGCAGCCACAGTAATGAAGTAATCGAGCCGCCGCGACTAGCAAAATAAATCGCATTTTCGGTCATGGCAAAGCCAAAACCAATCAATGCGCCATAAATAATGCCATCGAGCACACCATCGAACTCATAGCGAAAGAACATATAAATGCCAAACAATGCCAAGGCTTTGAGGGGTTCTTCGACCAATGGAGCATACCAAACTGGTTGGCTACCACGGTCAAAGCCTAAAGTTGAAGCAGTATTGGGCAATTCAGCCAACAACGCGAGGGCCACGGCAGGCACCGCACCCCATACAAACACTGCTAACAGCAGCGGCCATGGTTCTTTTTCATAGCGATCAAGCCACCACAAAAAGGTCACGTACAGCAGCGTTGGCAATACCGTCAAAACAATTGCAAGCCACATTGATTTTCTCGTTGATTGATTGCGGCGCTCAGCTTGGCCATCAATACGGTATGACCTACTCCGTCACCCATGGTCGGGAATCGGGTTCGGGAATACTTAGCTCAGCGAGACGGGCATTTGTGGGAATCCCATCACTGTCCCATCCATGCAGAGCATAATATTTCGTTAGCAGTGTGTCAAGGGTGGGAATTTGATTGGCGGCGATTCCGCTGGTTAATGGCTGTTGTTGCCAGCGGGTGCTGAGGTCGTCGCTATGGCCCCATTGCAAGGCCAGCAGACGCTCGACTGTGATAATTCGTTCGCCAACTTTGGCTAAATCGGTTGGCGAAACGCTCTTGCCAATATCGGCACTCAGAATCGTCGCCAGTTCTTTGGGGGTAATTTGGTAGGCTAAGGCCGCCAAGCGCCGACAAATTCCAGCGCTATCGAGGCCAGCTACAAAGCGTTCATGCCAGATTAGGCGTTCAGGCTTGCCATTGACCACGCTTGGTTGATGGTCGTCGTTGCCTTTGAGCCATTGAGGAATCGTATCAAGCCACTCGTACCAAGGCATGGCTCCTCGGGCATCGCCACCGATCGAACTGGTCGCCAAGTGCAAGGCCCAACCTTGGGCAGCGCGTGGGTCAAGTGGGCTGATCGTCAAATTATTGGCCAGCGGGGCAAATTGGTCGCTGCCATAAAAAACTTGGCTCATCTCGTATACGCCCAACGAGAGCAACCCTCCAATGCCTTGT
This genomic interval from Herpetosiphon gulosus contains the following:
- a CDS encoding PrsW family intramembrane metalloprotease, which produces MWLAIVLTVLPTLLYVTFLWWLDRYEKEPWPLLLAVFVWGAVPAVALALLAELPNTASTLGFDRGSQPVWYAPLVEEPLKALALFGIYMFFRYEFDGVLDGIIYGALIGFGFAMTENAIYFASRGGSITSLLWLRVVLFGFNHAFYTSIIGVALGMIRYERRRWVVVVMQPLSLILAVVFHALHNMTISYRFPGVLIAWLISSGGVLIVVLVAIIAWRKERYWIDLELVEEIRCGFIDQATYQTVRSTRRRVQSQWEALVRGGWRALQTVRTRHHLLTELAFLKYQLRIGDVHCRPADLYPLRRRILEVHEDF